The genomic DNA TTTCTGTGACTAGATCGACTTTTCGTCCGCCCAACAAAGAGGACAACTCCATTTCCATTTTCATGAGGCCGATAAAACCCGGCCCATGGCCCGGCTCAAACTCCACCAAGACGTCTACATCGCTGTCCGGCCGGTAGTCGTCCCTGAGCACTGAACCAAACAGGGAGAGTTTCCGAATGTGATGACGGCGGGAGAATTCCGCTATCTGCTCCTTGGAAATGTCGATGTGACCTTTGCTAACCATTGCCGACCATCATTTTTCTCTCAATGGCTTCGATCATTGCCTTGAAATTGGCCCGATTGTTATGCACTCCCACGACGGGATTATCCTACGCCTCCTTACTGTGGTCAAGAAACCACTAGCTCCGGCAACAATCGAAGTTGATGACCGCTCGCTGTTGCACTTAAACCCCGACTGCCATACGGACAGGATGGACGGTTTCCTGAATGCCATACGGTCCTCTCAAATCCACCTGCTCCGGATCGACATACGTCCCAAACAACCGATCCCCCACGGTAAACAGGACCTCAAAATTTTCCCCGGCCCTCCCGATCTCTCTCAAGTGATGCACGCGATGATACCGACGCCAGTAGGAGTAGTGAGGAAACGGGATTCGATCCGTCAGTTGTGCGGCAAAGACGAAGAAAACTGGTACGTGGTGAGGGCTGCCACATCCGGCAGGAATACCTGGAGATAGGGGACCGGACGTGTGGGCCACCAATACTCCGCTGCGAAAAAGACCAGGCCAATTCCCCAATAAATGGCGATCCCTTCCCACGCAAACGCACTAACAAGCGAGTCGAGCATTGTTATAACCTAGGAGAGGTGACTTAGAGTTAACTTAAAGGGCGAGGCAAGAAGATCGCCTATCTTGAAGGCGCCGATCAAGTCAGC from Nitrospira sp. includes the following:
- a CDS encoding nucleotidyltransferase domain-containing protein encodes the protein MVSKGHIDISKEQIAEFSRRHHIRKLSLFGSVLRDDYRPDSDVDVLVEFEPGHGPGFIGLMKMEMELSSLLGGRKVDLVTEKFLNRRIRDQVLANAEIQYAER